A genomic window from Lycium barbarum isolate Lr01 chromosome 4, ASM1917538v2, whole genome shotgun sequence includes:
- the LOC132634758 gene encoding developmentally-regulated G-protein 2, which yields MGIVERIKEIEAEMARTQKNKATEYHLGQLKAKIAKLRTQLLEPPKGSSGAGEGFEVTKFGHGRVALIGFPSVGKSTLLTMLTGTHSEAASYEFTTLTCIPGIIHYNDTKIQLLDLPGIIEGASEGKGRGRQVIAVSKSADIVLMVLDASKSEGHRQILTKELEAVGLRLNKRPPQIYFKKKKTGGISFNSTTKLTHVDEKLCYQILHEYKIHNAELLFREDATVDDLIDVIEGNRKYMKCVYVYNKIDVVGIDDVDRLARQPNSVVISCNMKLNLDRLLAKMWEEMGLVRVYTKPQGQQPDFTDPVVLSADRGGCTVEDFCNHIHRSLVKDVKYVLVWGTSARHYPQHCGLAQMLEDEDVVQIVKKKEKEDGGGRGRFKSHTNAPDRISDRVKKAPLKT from the exons ATGGGGATCGTAGAGAGAATCAAAGAAATTGAAGCTGAGATGGCTCGTACCCAGAAAAATAAAGCAACTG AATATCATTTGGGTCAGCTGAAGGCTAAGATAGCAAAGTTAAGGACACAATTGTTGGAGCCCCCCAAA GGTTCTAGCGGTGCTGGAGAAGGTTTTGAAGTTACGAAGTTTGGCCATGGACGTGTTGCACTAATAGGATTTCCAAG TGTGGGAAAGTCTACACTCCTTACAATGTTGACAGGAACTCATTCTGAAGCTGCATCATATGAGTTCACAACACTTACTTGCATCCCTGGTATTATCCATTACAATGATACTAAAATTCAATTGCTTGATCTTCCGGGAATCATTGAAGGTGCATCAGAAGGCAAGGGGCGTGGTAGACAG GTCATTGCTGTTTCCAAGTCAGCCGACATTGTATTAATGgttctcgatgcttcgaaa AGTGAAGGCCATCGACAAATATTGACAAAGGAGCTGGAAGCTGTGGGCCTGCGATTAAACAAGCGACCTCCTCAG ATATACTTCAAGAAGAAAAAGACCGGCGGAATTTCTTTCAACAGCACTACGAAACTGACACATGTGGATGAGAAGCTATGCTATCAAATTCTGCATGAATACAAGATTCACAATGCTGAG CTGTTATTTCGTGAAGATGCTACAGTAGATGACCTAATTGATGTTATTGAGGGCAATCGTAAATACATGAAGTGCGTATATGTCTACAACAAGATagatgttgttggtattgatgatgtggACAGGTTAGCCCGACAGCCGAACTCCGTTGTCATCAGCTGCAACATGAAG CTGAATCTGGACCGACTACTTGCAAAAATGTGGGAAGAGATGGGTCTTGTCAGAGTTTATACAAAGCCTCAAGGACAGCAACCTGACTTCACAGATCCTGTGGTCCTTTCTGCT GATAGAGGTGGCTGTACAGTAGAAGATTTCTGTAATCACATACATCGGAGTCTTGTAAAGGATGTGAAGTATGTGTTGGTCTGGGGCACTAGTGCAAGGCACTACCCCCAGCATTGCGGGCTTGCGCAAATGCTTGAGGATGAAGACGTGGTTCAGATTGTTAAGAAAAAG GAGAAGGAAGATGGTGGAGGTAGAGGCCGGTTCAAGTCGCATACTAATGCTCCTGATCGTATATCTGACCGTGTAAAGAAGGCTCCACTGAAGACATGA